A window of Nocardiopsis sp. Huas11 genomic DNA:
GGGGTCCGATGACGACGTCTCCGGCGCGCCACGCGTAGAACAGCATCGCGCCGCACACCAGTAGGAAGACACCCAGCGCCACGGCGCCCAGCACCGGGTTGCGGTCGGAGGTGTGGATTCGGTCAGGGAGACCGACGACCGTGAGTGCCTCCGCGGGGCCGGCCTCGGGGTTCCTGGCCACGAACTCCGGTACCCGGGCCCGGGCCTCGGTCAGGCTCTGCGCGTGGACCCGCCCCTTGGCCCGCCACCAGGTCAGCGCGAGGAAGAGGGCGGCCGGTATCCGGCGCGTGGGCGCGTCGGGCAGCACGAGGTAGGCGTGAGTGCTGTTCGGGCGTGACCGCAGCCGTGCGGAGGTGGTGATCCGCGCGTCGACACCTGACCGGTCACATGCCTTGCGGAACCTGGTGGCAGCCGCGACGGCTGAGCCGACGGCGGCGCCGGAGACCGGGAGGTGGACGTCGTAGTCCCGGTGTTCGGGAGTCGCCGCCACCTCCAGGAACCGCCAGGGTTGGCCGCGCACCAGCGCGAGGAAGGCCGCGCCCTGGGCCTGGGGGACGCGTACGCCGAGCCGGACTTCGTGGTCGTAGTGCCGGGGGAACTCGCCCTCCATCTCCTCGACCGGAGGGATCGAAGGGGTCGATGGAGATTCGGGCCGAGATCTTCCGCGACGGAAGAAGGACCACATGGGGGACTGGCTCCACTCGTCGTGTCGGCACGGACCGGTACCGGACGTTGGCCACCAGGACCTGTTCCGGTGGCCGACGACCGGACTGGCTAGCGGAGGCTGCCCTTGGCGGTGTCGAGGAAGGCCTGCCATTCACCGGGGGCGAAGGTGAGACTGCCGAGGTCCCGGTGCCGGGTGTCGCGGACGGCGGCCCCCGTCGCCCAGTCGGCCACCTCCACACACGCGGTCTGGTCGGCGCTGTAGCTCGCCTTTCTCCAGGTCGCGGCATTCGGGATGATGGACTGACTCTCAGGTGTCATCGCTCGTCCTTCTACAGATCTCTGCGGATGTCCGACAGCAGCTTCCGCAGCATGTTGCCACCGACTCCGGCCAGCCGAAGCTGGTTGAAGATCGCCTCGTGGTCGTGCAGATCCTCAGCGCTTTCGAGAAAGAGGTTACTCCGGTAGCTCTCCACATAAACGGTCGAGAGTCCGGACTCGGGCAGCTTCAGGATCATGAAGGTCGGTACCACCATTCCGATGTGGGCTCCGGCGACATGCGGGATGACCTGGAGGGTGACCTTGGAGTGCGCGGACAGCTCCAGCAGATGCGTGAGCTGCTCACGCATGACGTCCACGCCCCCGACCTGCTGGCGCACCGCGCTCTCGCCGAGGATCACCCACATGTCGGGTCCGCCTTCGGACAGCACTCGACTGACGCGTTGTCGGCGAACCTCGATCTGCCGTTCGAGATCGTCCGGGGTGACAGAGCTGCTGACCCCGGTGATCACGGCACGCGCGTAGTCCTCGGTCTGGAAGAGACCCGTGACCACGGAACTCGTGTACGCCTCGATCTCCGAGGCGCTGGCCTCAAGTCCGATGAATGTTCCGTAGCGCTGTTGCAGGTCGTAGGACTGCCACCAACCCCGCTTGCCCGCTTGACGGCGGATCTGGATCAAGGCTTCGGCTTCCTGGGATGACAACTCGTAGTGCCTGGTGAGCTGCCGAAGCTCCTTCTCGCGAGGCACCCGGAGCGCGGCCTCCCAACGGCTCACGGTGGAGATGGTGACTTCGAGAATCCGAGCGACGTCGGTGATCGTGAGGCTGTGCCGCTCCCGGAGTCGCTGGAGCTCCCTGCCCAGTTGCCACTGGGCCACGGTGGGTGTGGTGATCGGCATGGACGTCCCATCTAATTAGAGTTGCCAGTTAGCCTTGCCAAGAAGATTACTCAGGGTCATACTCTAACTATGGTTGGTTCGCCCCGCTAGCACGGGAGATCAGGGAGATCGACGTGCTGAGAATCGGCTGTACTCGCTGGCAACGTGCCCAAGACGAGGCACGACGAAGCCCTGGCGGGTGCTGTGAACACCCCCAGGGCATGGTCGGCGGTCAATTCGCGCAGAACTGAGGAGTCACCGACATGCCTGTTGTATCGCAGAGTCCGACGCCCGCCTACCCGGGGCGGCGCTGGGCAGCGCGCCTCTACCCCGGCAGGGCCGCGATCACGGCTCGCGTCCGCGCCGACATGCGTGAGGACCTCGCCGAACTCGGTGGGATCCCCGACGACCTGGTCGCCAGCGCCGCCCTGTGTGCGAGCGAGGCGTTCGCCAACGCCGTCGCCCACAGCAGGTCGGGGCGGCCCGACGGGACGGTGATGCGCATCCTGTCCACGCCTGTCGTCACCACCCGGGAGACCACGCTCCGGTTGTCCGTCATCGACGACGGGCCCGTGGACTCCCGGCCGATGATCCCCGCCCAGCGCACGGCTGAGGAGTGGGAGGACGCCGAACGTGGCCGCGGCCTGCTGCTCATCGACCGCCTGGCCACGGAGTGGGGCACCCAGCGCTGGGCCGGTACCGGCACGCACGGCGTCCTCGGCACCGTGATCTGGGCGGAGTTCACCTACCCCACGTTCCGGGAGACGGTATGACGACGGTGACGGCCGCCTCGGCCTCCGGTATCGCCCCCGGCATGCGCCGAGTTCTGAACGCGCCCAGGGGTCGGCGATTCAGCCGTCCCACGCTCCCCTCACGCCCCTCGAACGCCCCCGCGCCGCCGCTCACTTCGCTGGGCCGGACCCCGAGGGAACGCGCGCTCCTGGCTCACATGCCCGACACCGCTCGGCTGCGCCACCGGCTCGCCCACGGCGATCTGCCCCTGTGGATGATCGCTTCCGAGCCGCCGGACCCACACCCCCGCAAGGGGCCCGGACCCGCTCCCCGGCCCCGGCCGGAAGACGGCCCCGAACCAGAACCCGAACCGGTGCGCGTACCCCGCCCCAGGCGTGAACGTCCTCCGCTCCCGCGCCGCTCGGACCGCCCCCGTCGCCCAGCGAGCCACCGCAGACCCCGCCGCCGCGTCGGTTGGGCGCTCACCGGTTACGCCCTGGCCGCCACGGCCGGAACCCTCGTCCAGCCCGTGATCGCACTACTTGGCTGACTGTGAGCCGGCGTGGAGGCCGCACCCAGCGTGAGGGTTCCGGTGCGGCCACATATGGTCAAAAGCCTGGTGGTGACAGTCTGTGACTGATAGGTAAGGACGCGAGAACTGGTAAAGCGAACGCAAAGGCCGGAGCTGTATGCATTCCTGGAGGCGTGAGTTCGCACGGCCGAAGCTGGGAAACAAGCTCGCGACCCTGCACGGTCAGTCTTTCGAGGACTTCTTCCACGAACTCATGGAGCTCGCCGATCCCGGTTTCTTCCCTGTACGCACCAGCCAGGGCGACTTGGGTGCCGACGGCCTGGCCATCAGTGACCGAAAGCTCTACGCCTGCTATGGTCCGCGGGTGTTCAAGCCGAGCGAGGTCCGTGAGAAGTTCCGCGGCGACCTCGTCAAGGCGGTTGAGAACCGTGGGGGCGACTTCGACCGCTTTGTGTTCGTGCACAATGAGTTGCGCGGCGTCTCGCCCGAGGTGACGAAGGAGATTTCCGAGGCCCAGAAGGAGTACGCGCCGCTGCGCTTCGAGAACTTCGGCCTCACCCGTATGTGCCAGGTACTCACGAAGCTCGACGACGCGACCGTCGAAGACCTCGTCGGGCCCTTTCCCGCGACGGAACTGGTGACCGGGGTCGGCATGGGCGAACTCGCCCCTCTCCTCGAACACCTCTCGACTCGGAAGCGGCATAGTGTCACCCCGGACGGGGTTCCCGTCCCGTCGAGCCGGAAACTGGAGTACAACCGGTTCAGCGACGAGATGCGGGACTTCCTCCTCAAGGCGCTGCCCTACGTGCGGTTGGTGGGCGACTACTACCGAGGGCTGAACAACCCCTTCGAGGAGGACGAGGTGGCGGCCGCCTTCCGTCAGGAGTACGTGGAGCTGGCCGACTCGCACGAGGACCCTGACACTGTGGCAGACCACCTGCGGTGGTACATCCTTGGCAACAAGGCGGCCTCACTCAAGGACCAGATCGACGCCAACGTCGTGCTCATGCACTTCTTCGGCCGGTGCGAGGTCTTCAGGGTCCCGCCGACGGAGTGGAGACCTCACGGCGAGGTCGGGGGAGGGGGTGCAGTGTGATCGTGCCGACCAAAGGCATCGCACCGCAACGAGCACTGCTGACCGTGGGAGCCCAGATCCTCATGTCGAGCGAACGGCAGAGTGTCACCGTCACCCAGGCATGGCGCAGGCTCCAGAAATGGCGCGCCGACCACGCCCACAACGCCCCCGTGCCGTTCTGGTGGTTCGTTCTCGCTCTCGACGTCCTGTACGCGTTGGGCACCGTCGAACTGCGCGACGACCTGCTCGTCTTCCGGGAGGTATCGGGTGTTGCGTGAGCTGAAGGCCAGCGATTCTAGGTTCCGCGCGGTTTCCTTCCGTCCCGGCCTCAACTTGCTGGTCGCCGACCGGACCACCGCCTCCACCGACGACCAGAGCCGTAACGCCGTTGGCAAGACCAGCATGGTGGAACTCCTCCAGTTCCTCCTCGGCGCCGACAAAACACCACTGGTCACCCGCAGGGAGAACAGGGAAAGGGCGTTCGAGCTCGTCCTGGACTGGCCCTCCGCTCCCGGTGGGCTCCTCAGCGTACGGCGCTCTGGCAAGGACCCGGCGAAGGTCCAGATCGATCCGGACATCCTCGGTCACGACCCGGGTGCGCTCATCCCGAGGGGCGGGACAGTCCGCGCGAAGGAGTGGAAGAGTGCCCTCGAAGGGGAGCTGTTCGGCATCCGGGAAGCCGACGAGGGGCTGAGCGGGAGGACGCTGCTCGGCTTCTACCTCCGAAGGACGGAGAAGAACGGCTTCGCCGACGCCCTCCGGCCGAACACCCAGGCCAACCGGCACCAGGCCACCGCCAACCTGTGCTATCTGCTCGGTATGGACTGGTCACTGGCCCAGCGCTACGGAAAACTGTCCGAGAGGGAGCAGACCCGCAAGAAGCTCGGCCAGGCGGCCAAGGACCCCCTCTGGAAGGACATCGTCGGCAGGTCAGGTGACCTGCGCGGGCAGCTCACCGTCGCGGAGCGCAGGATCGCCGATCTACGGAGGCAGATCACCGCGTTCCAGGTCGTTCCCGAGTACGAGGAGATCCGCCGGGAGGCCGAGCGTCTCGACACACGCATCCGCGCCCTGCGTGAGGACGACGTCGTCGACCAGCGCAACCTCACCGACACCGAGCGCTCCATGGCGGAGGCCAGGGAACCCGGCCACGACTACCTGGAACAGGCGTACGCGGAGATGGGGGTACTGCTCGGCGATCAGGTGCGTGCCCGTTTCGGGCAGGTGGAGGAGTTCCACCGGGCCGTGGTGCACAACCGGAGGCAGTACCTGGAGGAGGAAGCGGCCAGGCTGCGCGAGAAGCTCGCGGGAAGCGAGCGGGAACGCAAGGAGCTGGGTGACCGGCAGGCCGAACTTCTCAGAACTCTCAAGGAGGGTGGCGCCCTGGACACGCTCACGGTCATGCAGAGCGCGCTGGCCAAGGAGGAGGCCCACCGGGAGCTGCTTCAACACCGTTTCGAGGCCGCCCGCACCCTGGAGCGCAGCCGTGTGGAGATCGACGAGGACAAGGCCGCTCTGGAGAGGGAAGTCCGCGATGACATCGATACCAGGCAGGAACAGGCACGGCAGGCCAACCTACGCTTCAACGAGTACGCCCGCTATCTGTACGGCGACGCGCGCGAGCCCCTACTGACCTTCAACGCCCGAAGGAGCCACCTGGAGATCGAGCTCAAGCTCGAAGCCGATGACAGCACAGGCATCTCCAACATGAAGATGTTCTGCTTCGACCTGACGTGGGCGGTGACCGCCCATCGCGCCGGACGCGGCCCCGACTTCCTCGTTCACGACAGCAAGATCTACGACGGGGTGGACGAACGCCAGGTCGCCCGTGCCCTGGAGTTGGCCGCGCGGGTCATGGAGGACGAAGGCATGCAGTACATCGTGACGATGAACTCCGATGATCTCGCCAAGGCCCAGCGGCTGGGCTTCGACGCGGATCAGTACGTCATCACGCCCCGGCTCGACGACTCCGAAACCGGAGGGCTCTTCGGGTTCCGCTTCTGAAGCACCCCGCCAGGGCCAGTCCGGCTCGATAGCCCCTCACGGCCGTCCGTGGTGCAAAGACGGATGGCCTGGTGCGAGGCGGGTGGGTGTTAACCTTCCGACCGTGCCCGAGTCGAAAGACGTGGCCGCCTAGCGGCGGCCCGCCCCACAGCAGGTCCGCCGCATCAGCGTCCATCGCCGGTGCGGCCCTCGGTGCTGCCCGGCTTCACGTCTGAGGCTCGGAGCTTCTCGTGCACGAACGCCACCGCGGCGGGGTCGTCCTCGCCGCCGTTCTGCTGTCCACACTCGTCTTCCCCCTGTCCATCACCGGCGCCTCCACCGCCCTTCCCGAGATGCAGGCGCACCTCGGCGGCGGGCTGAGCGCCGCGCAGTGGGTCGTCAACGCCTACAACGCCTGTTTCGCCGCCTTCCTCGTGGTCGCCGGCTCGGTGGCCGACGCGGTCGGCCGGCGCAGGGTCTACGCCGTGGGCGTCGGCCTGTTCCTCCTGAGCGGCGTGCTGGTCCCCTTCGTCCAGGACGTCGCCGGCCTGGTCGTCCTGCGCGCCGTGGGCGGGGTCGGGGCCGCCGCCGCGGTCGCGGGCGGCACCTCGCTGCTCGCCGCCACGTTCGAGGGGCCGGCGCGGGCCCGCGCCTTCGGCCTGCTCGGCACGGTGCTCGGCGCGGGGACCGCGTTCGGTCCCGCGGTCTCCGGCCTGCTGGTGCAGACCCTGGGGTGGCGGGCGGCCTTCGTCGCACCGGCCCTGGTCGCCGGGGCCGTCCTGGTGCTGGTGCCCCTGCTGCCGTCGGCACGGGGCACGGGGCGCCGGATCGACCTGCTGGGCGCGACGCTGTTCACCCTGGGCCTGTTGACGCTCCTGGCGGCACTGGTCGAGGGGCCCGAGCGGGGCGTGCCCACGGCCGTCGGGGCCCTCGCGGCCTCGGCGCTGCTCCTCGGCGCGTTCGTGCTGGTCGAGCGGGGACGCCGGGAGCCCCTGGTGGACCTCGCGCTGCTGACCGACCGGCGCTTCGTCGCCTACGCGCTCGCGGCGGCCACCTTCATGGCGGTGCTCGTCCCGCTGCTCGTGTACCTGCCGTCGTACCTGATCGCCGTGGTCGGGCTGTCCGCGGCGCAGACCGGCCTGTGGCTGCTGATGCTGACCGTGCCGACGCTGCTCCTGCCCACGGTGGGAGCCGAACTGGCCGCGCGGCTGCCGCACACGGCCGTCGTGGTCGGCGCCCTGGTCCTGTGCGGAACGGGTGCCCTGGGACTGCTGGTGCTGGGGCCGGACGTCACCCCGGTCTCGCTGGCGCTCCCGTTCGTTCTGGTCGGTGCGGGCGTGGGGCTGACCAACGGCCTCATCGACGGCCTGGCGGTGGGGGCGGTCCCCGCTGAGCGGGCCGGGACGGCGGCGGGGGTGTTCAACGCGGTCCGCCTCACGCTGGAGACGATCGCGATCGCCGTGGTCGGCGCCGTCCTGGCGGTCCTGACCGGCGGCCGGCTGGAGGGCGCGGAGTTCACCGCCGCCTTCCACACCGTGGCCCTCTTCCTGGGCGGGCTCACCGCGGTCGTCGTGGTGGGGGTGTGCGTGCTGAACCGGCGCGGGGCCGATCAGGGGTCGCGGGTCGGCTGACCTGGCCGATTGCGGACAGAGTGACCGGCCGGGCCGTCCCGCCGTGGATGATGGACGCGACGGCCCGGCCGGCACCGGCGGGCCGTCGTCGGTGTGCGGGAGACGGGGGAGCGGTGTGACTGGATTCGCGGACGGGCTGGGCGACGCCCGCAGGGCCGTGACCGCCTACTTCGGCTTCAACCTGCCGGAGGAGCGCGGCGCGGGGAACCCGGAGGGCGGCGACCTCCTGGACGACATCGGGGACACGGTGCACGGAGCGGAGCTGCCCGTCCTCGACCGCACGGCGCGTCCCGCGCCCGCGCGACCTCCCGGGTCGTCGGACTCCTCCGACCCGACGGGCCCCGACGAGGCGTCGGTGACCGCTGATCCCGCGGACTCCTCCGCCTCCGCGTCCCCGGAATCGGCCGAGACCTCGGCCTTCGATCCGCTGGTGACCGGTCGGCCCGTGGCCCTGGCGGCGATCGAGGCCGACACCGAGGCCATCGGCCGCACCCTCTCGTGCGAGGAGCCGGT
This region includes:
- a CDS encoding ATP-binding protein, which gives rise to MPVVSQSPTPAYPGRRWAARLYPGRAAITARVRADMREDLAELGGIPDDLVASAALCASEAFANAVAHSRSGRPDGTVMRILSTPVVTTRETTLRLSVIDDGPVDSRPMIPAQRTAEEWEDAERGRGLLLIDRLATEWGTQRWAGTGTHGVLGTVIWAEFTYPTFRETV
- a CDS encoding helix-turn-helix transcriptional regulator → MPITTPTVAQWQLGRELQRLRERHSLTITDVARILEVTISTVSRWEAALRVPREKELRQLTRHYELSSQEAEALIQIRRQAGKRGWWQSYDLQQRYGTFIGLEASASEIEAYTSSVVTGLFQTEDYARAVITGVSSSVTPDDLERQIEVRRQRVSRVLSEGGPDMWVILGESAVRQQVGGVDVMREQLTHLLELSAHSKVTLQVIPHVAGAHIGMVVPTFMILKLPESGLSTVYVESYRSNLFLESAEDLHDHEAIFNQLRLAGVGGNMLRKLLSDIRRDL
- a CDS encoding ABC-three component system protein, producing MHSWRREFARPKLGNKLATLHGQSFEDFFHELMELADPGFFPVRTSQGDLGADGLAISDRKLYACYGPRVFKPSEVREKFRGDLVKAVENRGGDFDRFVFVHNELRGVSPEVTKEISEAQKEYAPLRFENFGLTRMCQVLTKLDDATVEDLVGPFPATELVTGVGMGELAPLLEHLSTRKRHSVTPDGVPVPSSRKLEYNRFSDEMRDFLLKALPYVRLVGDYYRGLNNPFEEDEVAAAFRQEYVELADSHEDPDTVADHLRWYILGNKAASLKDQIDANVVLMHFFGRCEVFRVPPTEWRPHGEVGGGGAV
- a CDS encoding DUF397 domain-containing protein → MTPESQSIIPNAATWRKASYSADQTACVEVADWATGAAVRDTRHRDLGSLTFAPGEWQAFLDTAKGSLR
- a CDS encoding ABC-three component system middle component 6; this translates as MPTKGIAPQRALLTVGAQILMSSERQSVTVTQAWRRLQKWRADHAHNAPVPFWWFVLALDVLYALGTVELRDDLLVFREVSGVA
- a CDS encoding MFS transporter → MHERHRGGVVLAAVLLSTLVFPLSITGASTALPEMQAHLGGGLSAAQWVVNAYNACFAAFLVVAGSVADAVGRRRVYAVGVGLFLLSGVLVPFVQDVAGLVVLRAVGGVGAAAAVAGGTSLLAATFEGPARARAFGLLGTVLGAGTAFGPAVSGLLVQTLGWRAAFVAPALVAGAVLVLVPLLPSARGTGRRIDLLGATLFTLGLLTLLAALVEGPERGVPTAVGALAASALLLGAFVLVERGRREPLVDLALLTDRRFVAYALAAATFMAVLVPLLVYLPSYLIAVVGLSAAQTGLWLLMLTVPTLLLPTVGAELAARLPHTAVVVGALVLCGTGALGLLVLGPDVTPVSLALPFVLVGAGVGLTNGLIDGLAVGAVPAERAGTAAGVFNAVRLTLETIAIAVVGAVLAVLTGGRLEGAEFTAAFHTVALFLGGLTAVVVVGVCVLNRRGADQGSRVG
- a CDS encoding ABC-three component system protein, whose protein sequence is MLRELKASDSRFRAVSFRPGLNLLVADRTTASTDDQSRNAVGKTSMVELLQFLLGADKTPLVTRRENRERAFELVLDWPSAPGGLLSVRRSGKDPAKVQIDPDILGHDPGALIPRGGTVRAKEWKSALEGELFGIREADEGLSGRTLLGFYLRRTEKNGFADALRPNTQANRHQATANLCYLLGMDWSLAQRYGKLSEREQTRKKLGQAAKDPLWKDIVGRSGDLRGQLTVAERRIADLRRQITAFQVVPEYEEIRREAERLDTRIRALREDDVVDQRNLTDTERSMAEAREPGHDYLEQAYAEMGVLLGDQVRARFGQVEEFHRAVVHNRRQYLEEEAARLREKLAGSERERKELGDRQAELLRTLKEGGALDTLTVMQSALAKEEAHRELLQHRFEAARTLERSRVEIDEDKAALEREVRDDIDTRQEQARQANLRFNEYARYLYGDAREPLLTFNARRSHLEIELKLEADDSTGISNMKMFCFDLTWAVTAHRAGRGPDFLVHDSKIYDGVDERQVARALELAARVMEDEGMQYIVTMNSDDLAKAQRLGFDADQYVITPRLDDSETGGLFGFRF